A section of the Corvus hawaiiensis isolate bCorHaw1 chromosome 16, bCorHaw1.pri.cur, whole genome shotgun sequence genome encodes:
- the RHBDF1 gene encoding inactive rhomboid protein 1 isoform X1, with protein sequence MLTDAPWRTDGEIFCSNPRTKARMAEQLRPENKRGTMSEARHDSTSSLQRKKPPWLKLDIPVPVPMPVPEEPLQPVQATRRQAFLRSVSMPADNSRVPSLPHDPARRPVLQRQTSITQTIKSRQVRFQRSQTLPARGHRGGRSSLRKRQSLPRSFFRGTADWFGVSKDSDATQKWQRKSLRHCSLRYGKLKPQVIREMDLPSQDNISLTSTETPPPLYVGPCQLGMQKIIDPLARGRAFRMAEDTDGCSIPHTPITPGATSLCSFTSSRSGFNRLPRRRKRESVAKMSFRAAAALVKGRSVKDSTLRRAQRRSFTPASFLEEDTVDFPDELDTSFFAREGVLHEELSTYPDEVFESPSEAAIKDAEVKPPDQTDLTGGALDKNELERSHLLLPLERGWRKQKDGGLAQPKVRLRQEVVSVSPQKRGQRIAVPVRKLFAKEKRPYGLGMVGKLTNRTYRKRIDSYVKRQIEDMDDHRPFFTYWVTFVHSLITILAVCIYGIAPVGFSQHETVDSVLRNRGVYENVKYVQQENFWIGPSSEALIHLGAKFSPCMRQDQQVHSFISAKREKEKHSACCVRNDKSGCVQTSEEECSSTLAVWVKWPHHPSTPMLAGNKRQFGSVCHQDPRVCEQPASMEPHEWPDDITKWPICTKNSAGNYTNHLHMDCVITGRPCCIGTKGRCEITSREYCEFMRGYFHEEATLCSQVHCMDDVCGLLPFLNPEVPDQFYRLWLSLFLHAGILHCLVSVCFQMTILRDLEKLAGWHRISIIYLLSGITGNLASAIFLPYRAEVGPAGSQFGILACLFVELFQSWQILARPWRAFFKLLAVVLFLFAFGLLPWIDNFAHISGFISGFFLSFAFLPYISFGKFDLYRKRCQIIVFQLIFIALFSGLVILFYFYPIKCEWCEFLTCIPFTDKFCEKYDLDAQLH encoded by the exons ATGCTGACTGATGCTCCTTGGAGGACGGATGGAGAAATCTTCTGCAGCAATCCCAGGACAAAGGCGAGGATGGCTGAGCAATTGAG GCCTGAGAACAAGCGTGGGACGATGTCGGAGGCACGGCACGACAGCACAAGCAGTTTACAGCGGAAGAAGCCGCCATGGTTAAAACTGGAcatcccggtgccggtgcccaTGCCCGTGCCAGAGGAGCCCCTCCAGCCCGTGCAG GCGACGCGGCGCCAGGCGTTCCTGCGGAGCGTGAGCATGCCGGCCGACAACAGCCGCGTGCCGTCCCTGCCCCACGACCCTGCCCGGAGACCGGTGCTACAACGACAGACCTCAATCACCCAGACCATCAAGAG cagaCAGGTTCGGTTTCAGAGGAGTCAGACCCTGCCCGCTCGTGGGCACCGGGGGGGCAGGAGCTCCCTGAGAAAGCGGCAGTCCCTGCCCCGATCGTTTTTCAG AGGCACGGCAGACTGGTTTGGGGTGAGCAAAGACAGCGACGCTACTCAGAAATGGCAGAGGAAGAGCCTCCGCCACTGCAGCCTGCGCTATGGGAAGCTCAAGCCTCAGGTCATCCGGGAGATGGACTTGCCCAGTCAGGACAATATTTCTCTGACAAGCACAGAGACCCCTCCTCCGCTGTATGTGGGACCCTGCCAGCTGGGCATGCAGAAG ATCATAGACCCCCTGGCCCGCGGGCGAGCGTTCCGGATGGCCGAGGACACCGACGGCTGCAGCATCCCCCACACGCCCATCACGCCGGGGGCCACGTCCCTCTGCTCCTTCACCAGCTCCCGCTCGGGCTTCAACCGCCTCCCGCGGCGCCGCAAGCGCGAGTCTGTGGCCAAAATGAGCTTCCGAGCGGCCGCCGCGCTGGTGAAG ggccGCTCTGTGAAGGACAGCACCCTGAGGAGGGCCCAGCGGCGCAGCTTCACCCCCGCCAGCTTCCTGGAGGAGGACACGGTGGATTTCCCAGATGAGCTCGACACTTCGTTCTTTGCTCGG GAAGGAGTCCTTCATGAGGAGCTCTCTACTTACCCAGATGAAGTGTTCGAGTCGCCATCAGAAGCTGCAATCaaagatgctgaggtgaaaCCTCCAGATCAAACAGATCTCACAGGAGGTGCCTTGGACAAAAATGAGCTCGAAAGAAGCCACTTACTACT CCCCCTGGAGCGAGGCTGGAGGAAGCAAAAGGATGggggcctggcacagcccaaGGTGCGCTTGCGGCAGGAAGTGGTGAGCGTGAGCCCCCAGAAGCGAGGCCAGCGCATCGCTGTCCCCGTGAGAAAGCTCTTTGCCAAGGAGAAGAGGCCCTACGGGCTGGGCATGGTGGGGAAGCTGACCAACAGGACCTACCGCAAGCGCATCGACAGCTACGTCAAGCGGCAGATCGAGGACATGGATGACCACAG GCCTTTCTTTACTTACTGGGTCACCTTTGTGCATTCACTCATCACCATCCTCGCTGTGTGCATCTACGGCATCGCCCCTGTGGGGTTCTCACAACATGAAACTGTTGATTCA GTCTTGCGAAACAGAGGGGTTTATGAAAATGTCAAATATGTTCAGCAGGAAAACTTCTGGATCGGCCCCAGCTCA GAGGCCCTGATCCACCTGGGGGCCAAGTTCTCCCCGTGCATGAGGCAGGACCAGCAGGTGCACAGCTTCATCAGTGCCAAGCGGGAGAAGGAGAAGCACTCGGCGTGCTGCGTGCGCAACGACAAGTCAGGCTGCGTGCAGACCTCGGAGGAGGAGTGCTCA tCCACGCTGGCCGTCTGGGTGAAGTGGCCCCATCACCCCAGCACACCGATGCTGGCAGGAAACAAGAGGCAGTTTGGCTCTGTTTGTCATCAGGACCCCAG GGTGTGTGAGCAGCCAGCCTCGATGGAGCCGCACGAGTGGCCAGATGACATCACCAAGTGGCCG ATCTGCACAAAAAACAGTGCTGGGAATTACACCAACCACCTCCACATGGACTGTGTGATTACAGGCCGGCCCTGCTGCATTGGGACCAAGGGAAG GTGTGAAATAACCTCCCGGGAGTATTGTGAATTTATGCGGGGCTATTTCCATGAGGAGGCAACGCTCTGCTCTCAG GTGCACTGCATGGATGATGTCTGTGGGCTCCTTCCTTTCCTAAATCCAGAAGTCCCTGACCAGTTCTACCGCCTCTGGCTCTCACTTTTCCTCCACGCTGG GATCCTGCACTGTCTGGTTTCAGTCTGTTTCCAAATGACGATCCTGCGGGACCTAGAGAAGCTGGCAGGATGGCACCGCATCTCTATCATCTACCTTCTCAGTGGCATCACTGGGAACCTTGCCAGTGCAATATTTCTACCCTACAGAGCAGAG GTTGGCCCTGCAGGATCCCAGTTTGGAATTCTGGCCTGTCTCTTTGTGGAGCTCTTCCAGAGTTGGCAAATCCTGGCACGCCCATGGAGGGCTTTCTTcaagctgctggctgtggtgctctttctttttgccttcGGCCTCCTGCCTTGGATCGATAATTTCGCTCACATTTCAGGATTTATCAGTggtttcttcctctcctttgcCTTCCTGCCCTACATTAGCTTTGGGAAGTTTGATTTATATAGGAAACGATGCCAAATTATAGTTTTCCAGCTCATCTTCATTGCACTCTTCTCAGGACTGGTGATTCTGTTCTATTTCTACCCCATCAAGTGCGAGTGGTGCGAGTTCCTCACTTGTATACCCTTCACAGACAAATTCTGCGAGAAATACGACCTGGATGCACAGCTCCACTGA